The following proteins come from a genomic window of Paramisgurnus dabryanus chromosome 19, PD_genome_1.1, whole genome shotgun sequence:
- the LOC135785967 gene encoding uncharacterized protein — MCCKSVGTDLSMLDIDDFITEISQLKKEVALLEAKLRSRGDEGVKREDVDVDCCESSVYVTDGCLDSVWMSRDQSRTPQPLLDSKLSEEKSRHTQDSELSLTLLCYTESKPTDAQDTVCDSNQGLQDEESTDQTSTESLDSVCNAGEQQQILQTTLKMCSVKLIDCTNLMMKIKTEPTEEDHTDEDENYDDLIPSDVKSESCCDGEMSSTSEDRLAAQTLSCITCGKTFSSQRHLERHERKHTEQKLSFTTLQEKKLHHSKEHEEKKKQQFHCEECGKDFVLSHLKDHMRTHSGENPFYCTECGNYFSTKQTFKIHQRIHTGEKPYVCSYCGKRFSNPSYVTLHERLHTGEKPHHCSVCGRSFRLRNHFVMHQRIHSGEKPYKCSQCEKTFTQLCNLKIHERIHTGEKPYVCSICGERFTHSGSLQYHQKKHTEEQTTLKSSYVCISSAVFPLECFIECKQNLVSVYFSVKMLVMKDEMCCKSVGTDLSMLDIDDFITEISQLKKEVALLETKLRSRGDEGVKREDVDVVCCESSVYVTDGCLDSVWMSRDQSRTPQPLLDSKLSEEKSRHTQDSELSLTLLCYTESKPTDAQDTVCDSNQGLQDEESTDQTSTESLDSVCNAGEQQQILQTKLIDCTNLMMIKTEPTEEEDHTDEDDDIIMSDVKIESCSEGETSLTSEDRLTAQTLSCITCGKTFSSQRHLEKHERKHTEQKLSFTTLQEKKLHHSKEHEEKLLFHCEQCGMNFVFLSQLEAHMRTHSGEKPFCCTECGKYLHSKGSLVIHQRIHTGEKPYECPHCEMIFREKSTLKKHVFIHTNERPYQCSECDKAFRDSGTLNRHQNIHFKEKLYQCSHCDKRFCQKSNLICHEIIHTGEKPYKCSQCEKTFTRLSNLKAHQRVHTGEKPYNCSVCGKSFNQHNILVKHQRTHTGEKPYKCSQCEKTFTQSSNLKAHQRIHTGRTETLLNYNVKIESCSEGEMSSTSEDRLTAQTLSCITCGKTFSSQRHLERHERKHTEQKLSFTTLQEKKLHHSKEHEEKQQFHCEQCGMNFVFLSQLEDHMRTHSGEKPFCCTECGKYLHSKGSLVIHQRIHTGEKPYECPHCEMRFKHKSSLKTHVRSHTNERPYQCSECDKAFRDLGTLNRHQNIHFKDKFYQCSHCDKGFCQKSNLICHERIHTGEKPYKCSQCDKTFTRSSTLKIHERLHTGEKPYNCSVCGKSFIQRDGLLKHQRIHSGEKPYKCSQCDETFTQSGALKAHERIHTGEKP; from the exons atgtgctgtaaatcagtaggaactgatctgtccatgctggatattgatgatttcatcacagaaatctctcagctgaagaaagaggtggcgttactggaggcaaagctgaggtcaagaggagatgaaggagtgaagagagag GATGTGGATGTGGATTGTTGTGAATCTTCAGTGTATGTGACTGATGGATGTCTGGATTCAGTGTGGATGAGCAGAGATCAGAGCCGCACACCACAGCCACTGCTGGACTCTAAACTCTCTGAAGAGAAATCCAGACACACACAGGACTCAGAGCTCAGTCTCACTTTACTCTGTTATACTGAGTCAAAGCCCACAGACGCTCAGGACACTGTGTGTGACAGTAATCAGGGCTTACAGGATGAGGAATCTactgatcaaacctccacagagtctctggattctgtctgtaacgctggagaacagcagcagatcctgcagaccacactgaagatgtgttcagtcaaacTGATCGACTGCACGAACCTGATGATGAAGATTAAAACAGAACCCACAGAAGAGGATCACACTGATGAAGATGAGAATTATGATGATTTAATTCCTTCAG atgtgaagagtgAATCATGTTGTGATGGAGAAATGTCCTCAACATCAGAAGATCGACTGGcagcacaaactctttcctgcatcacctgtggaaagacattcagctcacagagacatttagagagacatgagagaaaacacacagaacagaaactcagctttactaccttacaagagaagaaacttcatCATTCAAAAGAGCACGaagagaagaagaagcagcaGTTTCACTGTGAGGAGTGTGGGAAGGATTTTGTCTTATCTCATCTAAAGGAtcacatgaggacacacagtggtgaaaac cCTTTTTactgcactgaatgtggaaATTACTTCAGCACCAAACAAACTTTTAAAATTCATCAGAGaattcacacaggagaaaaaccctACGTCTGCTCTTACTGTGGAAAAAGATTCTCTAATCCATCGTATGTCACACTTCATGAGagacttcacactggagagaaacctcatcactgtagtgTTTGTGGGAGGAGTTTTCGGCTGCGTAATCATTTCGTAATGCACCAGAGAATTCATTCAGGTgagaaaccttacaaatgctctcagtgtgaaaAGACGTTTACTCAGTTATGTAACTTAAAAATCcatgagagaattcacactggggagaaaccttacgtctgctcgatctgtggagagagattcACTCATTCTGGAAGTCTTCAGTATCATCAGAAGAAACACACTGAAGAACAAACTACACTGAAATCATCATA TGTTTGTATATCTTCAGCGGTTTTCCCTCTTGAGTGTTTTATTGAGTGTAAACAGAatcttgtctctgtgtattttagtgtTAAGATGTTGGTGATGAAAGATgagatgtgctgtaaatcagtaggaactgatctgtccatgctggatattgatgatttcatcacagaaatctctcagctgaagaaagaggtggcgttactggagacaaagctgaggtcaagaggagatgaaggagtgaagagagag GATGTGGATGTGGTTTGTTGTGAATCTTCAGTGTATGTGACTGATGGATGTCTGGATTCAGTGTGGATGAGCAGAGATCAGAGCCGCACACCACAGCCACTGCTGGACTCTAAACTCTCTGAAGAGAAATCCAGACACACACAGGACTCAGAGCTCAGTCTCACTTTACTCTGTTATACTGAGTCAAAGCCCACAGACGCTCAGGACACTGTGTGTGACAGTAATCAGGGCTTACAGGATGAGGAATCTactgatcaaacctccacagagtctctggattctgtctgtaacgctggagaacagcagcagatcctgcagaccaaactAATCGACTGCACGAACCTGATGATGATTAAAACAGAACCCACAGAAGAGGAAGATCACactgatgaagatgatgatatTATTATGTCAG atgtgaagatTGAATCTTGTTCTGAGGGAGAAACGTCCTTAACATCAGAAGATcgactgacagcacaaactctttcctgcatcacctgtggaaagacattcagctcacagagacatttagagaaacatgagagaaaacacacagaacagaaactcagctttactaccttacaagagaagaaacttcatCATTCAAAAGAGCACGAAGAGAAGTTGTTGTTTCACTGTGAGCAGTGTGGGATGAATTTTGTCTTCTTATCTCAGCTGGAAGCtcacatgaggacacacagtgGTGAAAAGCCTTTCTGCTGCACTGAATGTGGCAAATATCTCCACAGCAAAGGAAGTCTTGTTATTCACCAGAGaattcacacaggagaaaaaccATACGAGTGTCCTCACTGTGAGATGATATTCAGAGAAAAAAGCACTCTGAAGAAACATGTGTTCATACACACCAATGAGAGACCGTATCAGTGCAGTGAATGTGACAAAGCCTTTAGGGATTCAGGTACATTAAACAGACACCAGAATATTCACTTTAAAGAGAAACTTTATCAAtgttcacactgtgataaaCGTTTCTGTCAGAAATCTAATCTTATATGCCATGAGataattcacactggagagaaaccttacaaatgctctcagtgtgaaaAGACGTTTACTCGGTTAAGTAACTTAAAagcccatcagagagttcacaccggagagaaaccttataactgtagtgtttgtgggaagagttttaatcAACATAACATTTTAGTGAAgcaccagagaactcatacaggtgaaaaaccttacaaatgctcgcAGTGTGAGAAGACGTTTACTCAGTCAAGTAACTTAAAAGCCCATCAGAGAATTCACACCGGACGGACAGAAACCTTACTGAATTACA atgtaAAGATTGAATCTTGTTCTGAGGGAGAAATGTCTTCAACATCAGAAGATcgactgacagcacaaactctttcctgcatcacctgtggaaagacattcagctcacagagacatttagagagacatgagagaaaacacacagaacagaaactcagctttactaccttacaagagaagaaacttcatCATTCAAAAGAGCACGAAGAGAAGCAGCAGTTTCACTGTGAGCAGTGTGGGATGAATTTTGTCTTCTTATCTCAGCTGGAAGAtcacatgaggacacacagtgGTGAAAAGCCTTTCTGCTGCACTGAATGTGGCAAATATCTCCACAGCAAAGGAAGTCTTGTTATTCACCAGAGaattcacacaggagaaaaaccATACGAGTGTCCTCACTGTGAGATGAGATTCAAACATAAAAGCTCCCTGAAGACACACGTGCGTTCACACACCAATGAGAGACCGTATCAGTGCAGTGAATGCGACAAAGCCTTTAGGGATTTAGGTACATTAAACAGACACCAGAAtattcactttaaagataaattctatcaatgttcacactgtgataaaGGTTTCTGTCAGAAATCTAATCTTATATGTCAcgagagaattcacactggagaaaaaccttacaaatgctctcagtgtgacaagacgtttaCTCGGTCAAGTACCTTAAAAATTCATGAGagacttcacactggagagaaaccttataactgtagtgtttgtgggaagagtttcatTCAACGTGACGGTTTACTAAAGCACCAGAGAATTCActctggagaaaaaccttataAATGTTCCCAGTGTGACGAGACGTTTACTCAATCAGGTGCCTTAAAAGCCcatgagagaattcacactggagagaaaccttaa
- the LOC135785257 gene encoding uncharacterized protein: MLLMRDEMCCKSVGTDLSMLDIDDFITEISQLKKEVALLEAKLRSRGDEGVKKEDVDVACCESLVYVTDGCLDSVWMSRDQSRTPQPLLDSKLSEEKSRHTQDSELSLTLLCYTESKPTDAQDTVCDSNQGLQDEESTDQTSTESLDSVCIAGEQQQILQTTLKMCSVKLIDCTNLMMKIKTECVFLSFPIFSLKSAIVWMGGLIFLCILITSVARIHNVGGPRENQVGLNRKNICYQNIQTHNYTSFNISPLIKNKSLYGPYFNNLSAMCNKPIRVSSLIPFKSQLRWCHPEFPILAEFVN, from the exons atgttgttgatgagagatgagatgtgctgtaaatcagtaggaactgatctgtccatgctggatattgatgatttcatcacagaaatctctcagctgaagaaagaggtggcgttaTTGGAGGCAAAGCTGAGGTCAAGAGGAGATGAAGGAGTGAAGAAagag GATGTGGATGTGGCTTGTTGTGAATCTTTAGTGTATGTGACTGATGGATGTCTGGATTCAGTGTGGATGAGCAGAGATCAGAGCCGCACACCACAGCCACTGCTGGACTCTAAACTCTCTGAAGAGAAATCCAGACACACACAGGACTCAGAGCTCAGTCTCACTTTACTCTGTTATACTGAGTCAAAGCCCACAGACGCTCAGGACACTGTGTGTGACAGTAATCAGGGCTTACAGGATGAGGAATCTactgatcaaacctccacagagtctctggattctgtctgtatcgctggagaacagcagcagatcctgcagaccacactgaagatgtgttcagtcaaacTGATCGACTGCACGAACCTGATGATGAAGATTAaaactgaatgtgtttttttatcctTTCCCATTTTTTCCTTAAAAAGTGCCATTGTGTGGATGGGTGGACTCATCTTCTTATGCATACTAATCACTAGCGTAGCCAGGATTCACAATGTGGGTGGGCCCAGAGAAAATCAGGTGGGCCTTAACCGAAAAAACATCTGTtatcaaaatatacaaacacacaactaCACCAGCTTCAATATATCACCGCTTATTAAGAACAAAAGCCtgtatgggccctattttaacaatctaagcgcaatgtgcaataaaccaataagagtctcatctctcatcccctttaaaagccagttgcgctggtgcCATCCCGAATTCCCTATTTTGGCAGAATTTGTAAACtaa